A segment of the Odontesthes bonariensis isolate fOdoBon6 chromosome 8, fOdoBon6.hap1, whole genome shotgun sequence genome:
GCTTCCAATATTTGTTTCCGTTTGTTTTAGTATTAAATACGAGTTGGACCGGTTTGCGTGTACCTTTAGCTCATGTCGTTTGACCAGGTATATCTCGCATGTTCTCTGTTTGCCCATACTATGAATTAATAATGAAACGCACTGTTAACAGCCCCATTATGTATGGCACATGTGTGGTGCTATATTTGCTGGTATTAACATGAAGATAATTATATAAAAAAGGTAGAAATCTTGGAATTTAGACTGAAAATAGTTTGCATATTCGCCCAGTAACCTGTTTAATGTGAGCACATTGCTAAGACTGATGTAACAGAACCTTATAACCTTGTTATAAAGGCTTATTTTATGTATGTGTTAAATGTATTGGATTTCAGGCGGACCCAATAACCCAAGCCACTTGCTTGGGTTAGCAGATCGTTTTGATAATTTTGTTTGTGGTCAGTAAGATCCGGTTGTTACAACATGTGGGTTTGTTCTTGACTCTGAATGTTGTTTCAGCTGCTGtttattcagtgtttttatgtctGTGTTTGAGAGTTTACTCCCTCTGtgccttttttgttgttgttgtttttatacttttatgAGGCTTCTTGTGGTGCTTGTTTTTAGGATTATACATCAAAAGCTTAACTCTGGTCATGGTGTGAAAATAAACCACAACAATTACACATTGTGAAATGCTGCCTATAAGTTTTGTCCTTGTAGGAACAAAGTTAGGCAAATGTAgaatcaaactttttttttttttacaaagaattACCTATTTTCTAATTTCAGTGATTACATTGCTTTTtagattttgtttttctgtgtttcagtGTAATGTAGACATTTCTATACAATAATATACTTTGGAATGCATTGTTTTTATAATACGAAGGCGTACACAGGTCcaatttaattgagttacatcaacatttaatttccctctggcataaagtatttttgaattgaataaagaTGTATTATTGACCTGGTGACCCATAAATATTTTGACATCCTTGTGCTGTTTTTAAATGGGGTAATGATGTCAGAACACCTTGCAACAAATATCCTTGATTTGTTGCTTTTGGGTAGAAAAGTTCAAATCCAGCCTCACACTCGTCTCTTAACTGTGTTCATATTTATTCTTATAAGCACAATTGTTCCAGTAAATAGGAATAGGAGGTATAGGATTTTAGATTTGGGACGATTGTATAATATAAAAGCTATGAAGCCATTTTTGTGGGCCAAGGGCTTACAAAAGGTTGTGTAAGTTAATTTTTCCCCAAGTACTGGAAGGACTGGCTGAACCTGCACCTGTAAATGAGATGGCATAGCTATGCAGACACTAACGTTGTGCAGAGGTGGTGCTTCTGCACCTTAGAAATCCAGAAGTAGGTTTATTTCAGCAAGTTTCTCAAATGAAAACCTGATTTTTGTAAGCactgatggtgaaacatctaaTTAAAGATGGATTTTACAGCATGTTTTGACCCAACCTCACGTCGGAGCATCTTAGCTTTTCACCCGCTCTACGGAATCTTGTTATCTGTTTTGCATAATTCAAAAATCTTATCTGATCCGTGTCATTCGTCTGCAGGTGGTGTGCAGAGAAGTGGGACGACTTCGAGTTCTAAATGGAGAAGGATAAGCAGGCTCTCTGTGTCCCGGACTGCAACGCGCACATCACAACACCCGCTTGAGAGCCGCTGTATGGATGCCTACACCCTGAAAAAGAAGTGACTCCCACCTAACGACGCAGACCTGTCTATTACACAGAAACCCTTGGGTTGCTGCCATGGATGGGGAGGAAGAGTTTTCTCACATGAGCGGGGATATGGTTCGTGAATCTAATGGCTCCATGGAAAGTAAAAGAAGAGAAGCGAAAGGGACCTGCCTGACCATTGAGGGGCAGGACGGTTACGTGTTCAAATCCTACAGCATCAACCCTCACGATGCTGCCGACACAAGGTCGCCCGCTTGCTCCTCAACACTGGATAAAGACTCCCCCCCCTGTTTCCATTTATCTTCTCAGGACGACAGACAGCTGGAGTTGGATGATACGTGCATCACTGGTCCAGCTTCTCCCAGCGCCGACATTGAGGGAAACGCGGAGAGCGAGCAGTACGAAAACGGCAACGAGTCGAGCGAACATGTCAACGATATCGAGGATGCAAACGGGATGGAAGAGGAAACGCAGGATGATGAAAGCCTACCGTTTGGTAGCTCAATTGGCCCTTTTGTAACTAAAGACGGTGACGATTACAGTAATTTACTAAGTGGATACACGAGCACCCTTTATGATGTTGCCATGGACGCCGTCACTCAGAGTCTTCTGTCGTCTATGAGGAGTCACGCGAACCCGAGGAAAAAATCTCCCGCGTGGAATCATTTCTGCATATCGCCTCGAGACAGTACCAAAGCAATCTGTTTATACTGCATGAAAGAGTTCAGTCGGGGCAAGAACGAAAAAGACCTCAGCACGAGTTGCTTAATGAGGCATGTAAGAAGGGCTCACCCCACTGTGCTTTTGCAAGACGGAGCAGACACCTCCTCAAATAACCTGCCTCTCTCTTTTGCCTCATCTTTGATACCTCCCTCCCCAAACTCACCAAAAAACGGAGACTTGAATAACAGCATTCTGACTTCTGCCTCCAAGAACACTTCGCCGTCCACCTCCTCAGCAGAAAACTCAGACCCGTCATCCAAAGAAGTGTTGCCCAAAGTCGAACCAAAACTCAACCCGCTCGCCAACGCGGACGCTTTTTGCAGCATGCTCTCATCCTCACATTCCAGCGAGAACAACGTCGTTGAAGACGTGTCGGACGGGGCGCCCGAGCGCCTTCCAGGGACCCcgaaaggctccagctcccgTCGCAGGTCAGCCGTGTGGAAGCACTTCTACCTGTCGCCGGCGGATAATTCCAAAGCAGTATGCATCCATTGCATGAACGAATTCAGTAGGGGGAAAAATGGAAAGGATCTAGGGACTAGCTGCCTAATTCGTCATATGTGGAGGGCCCACAAAGAAGTTGTGATTGAGGAAAACGGACAGGGCAATCACATTCCCCCACCATATACAAACCCCCCCTCCCTGttgtcccgcatacagctgcagGATTCACCAGAAGTTAGAAAAGAGTCGCCCCTCCTTCCATCCTCACCGGAAACCATATCGGATGAACTACCCCAAAGCATGGAGGACAGCATGGATATTAAGCAGGAATGTGAGGAAATGATGCACCTCTCAGGGCAGGACTCCTTCCTCAACCTGGCCCTCAAAGCTCAGGGGGAGGATACGCCCCTGACGTCCTCGCCCTGCGACCTCTTCGAGGGCCCGAGCCTCGATAACGATCATTCAGTTTTTCAGCAAAACAAAAAGATCATGAAACGGGTGAAATCTGAGGTGTGGCACCATTTCATAGTGTCCCCGGTCGACCAGTTAAAAGCACTGTGCCGTTACTGTCCGTGTGTCATTAGTCGGGGGAAGCGGGGCGACTTTGGAACGAGCTGCCTGATGAGGCACCTCATGAGACGCCACCCGGACGTTCTCAAAAACCAAAAAAGCACAGACGACAAGGAACTGTCCCCTCATCCCTTCTCCAACCTCCCCACCACCACGGATGCAGTTTCAGCCAAAGAAACTGAGAGCCCTGCCACTGAGAAAAAACCACAAACCCTGCCTGTTTTCAGCAAAAAGACGTCAAAACTGTGGAACCATTTCTCCATTTCGCCCGACGACCCTACGAAGGTGGTTTGTTTGCACTGTAGCCGCACAATTAGCAGAGGCAAAAAGACTACGAACCTCGGCACCAGCTGCCTCTTCAGGCACATGCAGAGGTTTCACGGACACGTTCTCGAAAGCAACACAATCTCAGGTGATGCGCCGTCTGCTGGAATTCGTGTGAAACAAGAAGTCATGGAGACTTCCGTGTATGAAACTGAGCAACACTGTGAGAGGTTTGACGAACACCACCCGGTTGCCAAAAAAATAACCAAACTTATTGCAGAAATGCTCGCACTGGATCTTCAGCCATCAGCTTTGGTGGAGAACGCTGGACTGAACAGACTGCTCGAGTACCTCCAGCCTCAGTATTCTTTGCCACCTTCTTCTTACTTTACCAGCACTGCCATACCAGACATGTACGAAAGGGTGAAGGATGTCGTGCTGACCCATCTGAAAGAGGCTGAAGGAGGCGTTGTCCACTTCACGACGAGTATTTGGGTCAGCAGCCAGACGAGGGAATACCTGACCCTTACTGCCCACTGGGCAACATACGAGTCCAGCGTCAGACCCCACGGTCAAGACTTTCACTGTTCCGCTCTCCTAAGTGTCTCACAAATAGACTGTGATCAAGATATGCATGACATCCCAAAGCAGCTGGAGTACCTGTGGGACTCGTGGATCACCTCGTCAGGGCTGAAAAGGGGCTTCACTGTGACGGATAGTACCACCATCAGACACACCCTGGAGGAGCATGGCCACGCCACCATGCAGTGCTTTGGACACACCATAGACCTCATCGTAAGCGAAGCCATAAAAAGCCAGAGGATGGTTCAGAACCTTCTGAGCATTGCGCGGAAGATCTGCGAACGCGTGCACCGCTCGGCGCAGGCGAAGGAGAAGCTGGCCGAGCTGCAGAGGGTCCACCTGCTGCCGGAGAACCAGCTGATTCAGGACGTTCCGTCCAAGTGGAGGACCTCCTTTTTCATGCTGGAGCGGCTGGTGGAGCAGAAAAACGCCATCGACGAGCTGTCGATCGAGTGCAACTTCAGGGAAATGATCAGCTGCGACCAGTGGGAGGTGATGCTGTCGGTCTGCAACGCACTGAAACCTTTCGAAGTGGCCTGCAGGGAGATGAGCAACCGCACTGCCACCCTGGGACAAGTGATACCACTCATCCACATCCTCAACAGGAAGATAGACCTGCTGTTCGACGAGACCGTGGGCATCGACAACATGCTCAAGTCTCTACAAGAAGCCATGGTGAGCAGGATGTCTGCCACTCTGCGGGACCCCCGATACGCCTGGGCGACCATGTTGGACCCGAGATACAAAACGTCATTGTTCACGGAGGAAGAAGCCGAGCAATGTAAACTGGATCTGATCCAAGAGCTGGAGTTGTCCTCTTCTACCTCAGTAAAGTCTCAGCTGCCCAACGGCTGCGGCGAGGCTCCAGTTTCATCCAGCGCCTCCCCCCCAAAACAGGGCAACCTCTGGTCCTTGATGGCCGACGTCAGGCAGGTGAAAGTCGAGGAGAAGCCAAAGTCCTCAGAGGCGGCGGTGCTGGAGTACCTTGAGGAAGACATTCTGGATCAAAGCTGTGACCCCCTCGACTATTGGAACCTGAAAAAGTTACTGTGGCCCCATCTTGCCAAAGTAGCCGCCCGTTACGTGGGTTGCCCTCCCAGCATCGTCCCAGCAGAGACACTGTTCAGCACTGCTAGTGTTAACTGTGCCCTAAATCAGCCCAGGCCCATGCTGGACAACATGGAGGGCCTGCTGTTCCTTAAGGTGAACCTccctttgatttattttcagtaCTGATGATCATAAAGCATTAACTTGAAAACCCTTCTATCAAGGACCAAGTTGCATAGCTGTGAAACGGGAGGTGTTCTGTTGAGCATAATGTAAAATATCAATTTATACACTGATTTCTCTCAATGCAAAGGCCAGATTGAGCTTTTATTGTATTGTGTACTACTGTTAAACACTTTGGAGCTGTTGTAATGAAACGTTTCAGTAAGAAGTGTATCAGGGAGGGAGGGTTTTTTAGCTGTAGGGGTTGGTGATAATGTGTTTGCTTGTAAACGGATGTTTTCTTGGTTTCTGTCTACTCTCTCCTTGTGCCTTATCCAAAACTACTTCAGGTCAAAATGCTGTAAATATTACTGAAATTGTGCAGATCATGTCAGGACGcttctgtctctctcttttccttcttcccatcttctttttgtttaatgGATTGAAAATAGATGcagagtttttttgtttatttttccttaATGAAAAACATGGCCCAAAAATAAATGCTGTGACTGAAAGATGTTTTAAGTTAATGTTATTTAATTTTCATTGTGAATTTGTGGCTCACGGTACTGTCACCTAGAAAtagaccttttcttttttttttttttacttgctgAAATGTTTTAATAAGACCATGTATATTATTGCTGTATTTTCAGAACGAGGGGGGTTGTTTGGAATATACATTTTGTCTCTTAAGCACAATTTTAAGTTTATGTCCAGGGGATTAAATTATGGGTTTATTATTGATTAAAACAATTGTACTGTACATTTTTATATGAAATGACTTCTGAACCTAATTTGATAAATGTTTTAGAATTGAGACTGGATTCATGCAAATTTTGTCGTCATTTGTAAATAAAGGTTTTCCTTATACAAAGCGGAGCGTTTTTTTCCCCTAATAGTCTTTTATTGTACAAAACGTAGAGCCTTGAAGCATTTACATGCAAGATTCCAGATTATTTCAGGTTTAAAAAGTGTTCCCATTTGACTAATTTATTCATTAAAGCTACCTGTAGCACATACAGTTTGTATTCTGATGTAAACAACAACATCCATCTGCTGGAACAGCACATTTCAGATGATAAATATTGGAATGTGACAGCCAGAGAAATCCGTCCCGATCCCTCCTTGTGTACTGCTTTTAACAGCAGCGTTACCTTCGGTCTTCCATTAAGGTTTGTCTTGCAGCAGTCTGTTAGTCTTTCTTTCCATGAGCACAGTTTTGCTCTCTAAGTGCACGCTAACGGGAGGGAAGGGAAGCAGGTTGAAGGCGATGCTGCTGTAAGCTTCGATGAACACCAGAGGCTGATGAGAGTCCCGGAGCTGCTGGATCCGGGTGGCGTTGGCCTCCATCAGCAGGTGCGAGTACATTTTAATCTCAGGACTCCAGGGACTCAAGTCTTCTCGTTTGTCGTATCTGTTGGGTTAAAAATAGCGAATGAAAGCGTTACAAAACTTTAAATAATAGGGGGCATGCGGAGATGAAAAGAAAAGCCACTGACCTCCAGTTTCTGTTTTGCTCTAAGAAACGTGAGACTCCTGTTTCAGCGGCAAAGGTGTCGATATGGACTGAAACCTCTGAGGAAACAAAGCATGGTTTTTGAGAACTGGTGTGTGTACAGCACAGTCCAACTCTTGAACCACCTTTCTTTCCTTTGCTTTATGAAGTAAATATAAAGCTAAACttaatttaaatcttttaaagtggtcttgagcaatagttctacAGGATttctaaagtttttctttggatatttgctgcttttttcaCTCCTTTTCAGTCCACTCCTTGTTGGTTCAGACAGACTGTGGTGAGATCACTCTTTAACGACGTCTGGATGAAAAACACCGGtttgaaacatgcttttatcgTAGAGTATTAATCTTAAATAATATTTAAGTACGGGAGTCAAGTCTGCAAACTATGAGGCTGTTTGGTCAGTGAATCATATTACATCTCAGAGCTAAATCAGATTAAGTGTTCCTGGCCCAAAAATCAAGTAATGACAAGAGTTTATATCACATGCATATGATGAACTGGTTGGTGCTTTCCAAATACAGCTGATACATATTATACAGCACTGTGCACAAGGCTGGAGCCCCCCATCATTTCTTTATGATATTATTTTCTGTAAACATATAAAGTAGCCTTCAGCAACAGTTCTCCaaactttctgaaggttttttagttctttaaacattttctgcttgttttaagccacttaactctgagctatgaaccattcaggcaggaaaaaggct
Coding sequences within it:
- the zbed4 gene encoding zinc finger BED domain-containing protein 4, producing the protein MDGEEEFSHMSGDMVRESNGSMESKRREAKGTCLTIEGQDGYVFKSYSINPHDAADTRSPACSSTLDKDSPPCFHLSSQDDRQLELDDTCITGPASPSADIEGNAESEQYENGNESSEHVNDIEDANGMEEETQDDESLPFGSSIGPFVTKDGDDYSNLLSGYTSTLYDVAMDAVTQSLLSSMRSHANPRKKSPAWNHFCISPRDSTKAICLYCMKEFSRGKNEKDLSTSCLMRHVRRAHPTVLLQDGADTSSNNLPLSFASSLIPPSPNSPKNGDLNNSILTSASKNTSPSTSSAENSDPSSKEVLPKVEPKLNPLANADAFCSMLSSSHSSENNVVEDVSDGAPERLPGTPKGSSSRRRSAVWKHFYLSPADNSKAVCIHCMNEFSRGKNGKDLGTSCLIRHMWRAHKEVVIEENGQGNHIPPPYTNPPSLLSRIQLQDSPEVRKESPLLPSSPETISDELPQSMEDSMDIKQECEEMMHLSGQDSFLNLALKAQGEDTPLTSSPCDLFEGPSLDNDHSVFQQNKKIMKRVKSEVWHHFIVSPVDQLKALCRYCPCVISRGKRGDFGTSCLMRHLMRRHPDVLKNQKSTDDKELSPHPFSNLPTTTDAVSAKETESPATEKKPQTLPVFSKKTSKLWNHFSISPDDPTKVVCLHCSRTISRGKKTTNLGTSCLFRHMQRFHGHVLESNTISGDAPSAGIRVKQEVMETSVYETEQHCERFDEHHPVAKKITKLIAEMLALDLQPSALVENAGLNRLLEYLQPQYSLPPSSYFTSTAIPDMYERVKDVVLTHLKEAEGGVVHFTTSIWVSSQTREYLTLTAHWATYESSVRPHGQDFHCSALLSVSQIDCDQDMHDIPKQLEYLWDSWITSSGLKRGFTVTDSTTIRHTLEEHGHATMQCFGHTIDLIVSEAIKSQRMVQNLLSIARKICERVHRSAQAKEKLAELQRVHLLPENQLIQDVPSKWRTSFFMLERLVEQKNAIDELSIECNFREMISCDQWEVMLSVCNALKPFEVACREMSNRTATLGQVIPLIHILNRKIDLLFDETVGIDNMLKSLQEAMVSRMSATLRDPRYAWATMLDPRYKTSLFTEEEAEQCKLDLIQELELSSSTSVKSQLPNGCGEAPVSSSASPPKQGNLWSLMADVRQVKVEEKPKSSEAAVLEYLEEDILDQSCDPLDYWNLKKLLWPHLAKVAARYVGCPPSIVPAETLFSTASVNCALNQPRPMLDNMEGLLFLKVNLPLIYFQY